A window of Mixophyes fleayi isolate aMixFle1 chromosome 10, aMixFle1.hap1, whole genome shotgun sequence contains these coding sequences:
- the FGF4 gene encoding fibroblast growth factor 4 produces MTVQSPLVPILLLVLLSGMVHCMPLTPQRNDTLDQRWESLFSRSMGRIPGERKDTNRESDYLLGIKRLRRLYCNVGIGFHIQVLPDGKINGMHNENRYSMLEISPVEVGVVSLFGVKSGLFVAMNGKGKLYGSRQFTDECKFKETLLPNNYNAYESRRYPGMYIALSKNGRTKKGNRVSPTMTLTHFLPRI; encoded by the exons ATGACTGTTCAATCGCCCCTGGTGCCAATCCTGCTCTTGGTGCTGCTTTCGGGCATGGTGCACTGCATGCCGCTGACACCCCAGCGAAATGACACCCTGGACCAACGTTGGGAGAGCCTTTTCTCTAGGTCAATGGGTAGGATCCCAGGAGAAAGAAAAGACACAAACCGGGAAAGTGACTATTTGCTGGGCATCAAGAGGCTGCGACGTCTTTACTGCAATGTGGGCATCGGATTTCATATTCAAGTTTTACCAGATGGCAAAATAAATGGGATGCACAATGAAAACCGATAca GTATGTTGGAAATCTCACCAGTGGAAGTCGGAGTGGTGAGCCTGTTTGGTGTTAAAAGTGGACTATTTGTTGCCATGAATGGAAAAGGAAAGCTATATGGATCG AGACAATTTACAGATGAATGCAAGTTTAAAGAGACACTTCTTCCGAACAATTACAATGCATATGAATCAAGGAGGTACCCCGGAATGTACATCGCTCTAAGCAAAAACGGAAGGACAAAAAAGGGGAACAGAGTATCCCCAACAATGACACTGACACATTTCCTACCACGGATCTGA